A genomic window from Lycium barbarum isolate Lr01 chromosome 4, ASM1917538v2, whole genome shotgun sequence includes:
- the LOC132636654 gene encoding arogenate dehydratase/prephenate dehydratase 1, chloroplastic-like isoform X1 codes for MALNNALNIRCFGSQLLVTESISSKHYGVGCHSGKNGVFGGLFANFKVRSVEDESTSNSDSEMQRPVDQTETKLDKKFPKDLSSLPRPLSITDSSPAWGDGSNVRISFKGVPGAYSEEAALKAYPQCETVPCDEFEDAFKAVERLLADKAVLPIENSLSGSIHRNYDLLLRHRLHIVGEVQLAVNFCLLALPGVRMEHVKRVLSHPQALAHSDSFLSKLGVIRENVDDAAGAAQLLALKKMMDAGVVAGSRAAAIYGLNVLAESIQDNSDSITRFLVLARDPIIPSTDKSFKTSIVFSLEEGPGVLFKALAVFALRNINLTKIESRPQRKQPLRVVDAFNTGTAKYFEYLFYIDFEASMAEPHVQHALGHLQEFATFLRLLGCYPIDTVQ; via the exons ATGGCTCTGAATAATGCATTAAATATAAGATGTTTTGGTTCACAACTTCTTGTGACTGAGTCTATAAGTAGTAAACATTATGGAGTTGGTTGTCATAGCGGCAAAAATGGTGTTTTTGGAGGTCTATTTGCCAATTTTAAAGTAAGGTCAGTTGAAGATGAAAGTACATCAAATTCTGATTCAGAGATGCAAAGGCCAGTTGATCAAACGGAAACTAAGTTGGATAAGAAATTTCCAAAGGACTTGAGCTCTTTACCAA GACCATTATCTATTACTGATTCTTCTCCGGCTTGGGGTGATGGTTCAAACGTGCGGATATCCTTTAAG GGGGTTCCAGGGGCATACAGTGAGGAAGCAGCCTTAAAAGCATATCCTCAATGTGAGACAGTTCCTTGTGATGAATTTGAAGATGCATTCAAG GCTGTTGAACGGTTGCTGGCTGACAAAGCCGTTCTTCCTATTGAGAATTCTCTAAGCGGTAGTATTCACAGGAACTATGATTTACTCCTTCGTCACAGGCTGCATATTGTTGGTGAGGTTCAGCTGGCAGTTAATTTCTGCCTTCTAGCCCTTCCCGGTGTTAGGATGGAGCATGTCAAACGCGTTCTGAGCCATCCGCAG GCGCTTGCACATAGTGATAGTTTTCTAAGTAAGTTAGGTGTCATCAGAGAAAACGTTGATGATGCAGCTGGAGCTGCTCAG CTGCTTGCCTTGAAGAAGATGATGGATGCCGGCGTAGTTGCCGGTTCTCGAGCTGCAGCAATCTATGGGCTCAATGTGCTTGCTGAAAGCATTCAG GACAACTCTGACAGTATAACGCGTTTTCTGGTGCTTGCTAGAGACCCTATAATTCCAAGTACTGATAAGTCTTTCAAG ACTAGTATCGTCTTTTCGTTGGAAGAAGGCCCTGGCGTTCTGTTTAAAGCATTGGCTGTATTTGCTTTGCGGAATATTAATTTGACAAAG ATTGAAAGCAGACCACAGAGAAAGCAGCCACTAAGAGTAGTCGATGCATTCAATACAGGGACTGCCAA GTATTTTGAATACCTTTTCTATATAGATTTTGAGGCATCCATGGCCGAACCTCATGTTCAACATGCTTTAGGACATTTGCAG GAATTCGCGACATTCTTACGACTACTAGGTTGTTATCCGATAGATACAGTGCAATAG
- the LOC132636654 gene encoding arogenate dehydratase 2-like isoform X2, translating into MALNNALNIRCFGSQLLVTESISSKHYGVGCHSGKNGVFGGLFANFKVRSVEDESTSNSDSEMQRPVDQTETKLDKKFPKDLSSLPRPLSITDSSPAWGDGSNVRISFKGVPGAYSEEAALKAYPQCETVPCDEFEDAFKAVERLLADKAVLPIENSLSGSIHRNYDLLLRHRLHIVGEVQLAVNFCLLALPGVRMEHVKRVLSHPQALAHSDSFLSKLGVIRENVDDAAGAAQLLALKKMMDAGVVAGSRAAAIYGLNVLAESIQDNSDSITRFLVLARDPIIPSTDKSFKTSIVFSLEEGPGVLFKALAVFALRNINLTKIESRPQRKQPLRVVDAFNTGTAKNSRHSYDY; encoded by the exons ATGGCTCTGAATAATGCATTAAATATAAGATGTTTTGGTTCACAACTTCTTGTGACTGAGTCTATAAGTAGTAAACATTATGGAGTTGGTTGTCATAGCGGCAAAAATGGTGTTTTTGGAGGTCTATTTGCCAATTTTAAAGTAAGGTCAGTTGAAGATGAAAGTACATCAAATTCTGATTCAGAGATGCAAAGGCCAGTTGATCAAACGGAAACTAAGTTGGATAAGAAATTTCCAAAGGACTTGAGCTCTTTACCAA GACCATTATCTATTACTGATTCTTCTCCGGCTTGGGGTGATGGTTCAAACGTGCGGATATCCTTTAAG GGGGTTCCAGGGGCATACAGTGAGGAAGCAGCCTTAAAAGCATATCCTCAATGTGAGACAGTTCCTTGTGATGAATTTGAAGATGCATTCAAG GCTGTTGAACGGTTGCTGGCTGACAAAGCCGTTCTTCCTATTGAGAATTCTCTAAGCGGTAGTATTCACAGGAACTATGATTTACTCCTTCGTCACAGGCTGCATATTGTTGGTGAGGTTCAGCTGGCAGTTAATTTCTGCCTTCTAGCCCTTCCCGGTGTTAGGATGGAGCATGTCAAACGCGTTCTGAGCCATCCGCAG GCGCTTGCACATAGTGATAGTTTTCTAAGTAAGTTAGGTGTCATCAGAGAAAACGTTGATGATGCAGCTGGAGCTGCTCAG CTGCTTGCCTTGAAGAAGATGATGGATGCCGGCGTAGTTGCCGGTTCTCGAGCTGCAGCAATCTATGGGCTCAATGTGCTTGCTGAAAGCATTCAG GACAACTCTGACAGTATAACGCGTTTTCTGGTGCTTGCTAGAGACCCTATAATTCCAAGTACTGATAAGTCTTTCAAG ACTAGTATCGTCTTTTCGTTGGAAGAAGGCCCTGGCGTTCTGTTTAAAGCATTGGCTGTATTTGCTTTGCGGAATATTAATTTGACAAAG ATTGAAAGCAGACCACAGAGAAAGCAGCCACTAAGAGTAGTCGATGCATTCAATACAGGGACTGCCAA GAATTCGCGACATTCTTACGACTACTAG
- the LOC132637905 gene encoding LOW QUALITY PROTEIN: putative F-box protein At3g25750 (The sequence of the model RefSeq protein was modified relative to this genomic sequence to represent the inferred CDS: inserted 2 bases in 1 codon; substituted 1 base at 1 genomic stop codon) — MTHIHARPRAKVQTNSELVLPKILGLSLLLFTLLYKYPRAVSSPRSLTILLFHPWGNWAELPRDLIPMITKRIKVIEDYIAFGAVCTSWRTAATKDNFDVLYPQVPLLMLAXMEXFYSLYKEKVSRRLLPEARGRLCLPSEGWLFTMSTIGDFYLLHPFSRQQIQLPSRQCLRDFEGLSAFEPHEEERYRCVDKAILSANPSLTSDYVLVISYFTKFNRLAFWRPGDLNWTCIDNRKLFGAVTSMIYYKGQFYAVLWIGEVWVFDVAGPSITQPIVKSDLVVHLRDGIFRNPGVQFYLVELYDALLLVNQFANEDEDFYHTYKFKVFELNLIKRELSEINSLGDSTIFVGRNGASAIDSSKFTGVKPNHIYFTDD; from the exons atgacccatatCCATGCTAGACCTAGGGCCAAAGTCCAAACGAACTCGGAACTAGTTCTTCCAAAAATATTGGGATTGTCACTG TTGTTATTTACACTCCTATATAAGTACCCCCGAGCTGTTTCTAGCCCTAGAAGCCTCACAATCCTCCTCTTCCATCCATGGGGGAACTGGGCAGAATTGCCGCGTGATCTCATTCCTATGATTACAAAGCGTATTAAAGTGATCGAAGATTACATTGCTTTTGGTGCCGTTTGCACCTCATGGCGAACTGCTGCCACTAAGGATAATTTTGATGTGCTTTACCCCCAAGTTCCGTTGCTGATGCTGGC GATGGAGTAATTTTACTCTCTTTACAAGGAAAAAGTTTCACGCAGATTACTCCCAGAAGCTAGAGGGCGACTTTGTTTACCATCAGAAGGGTGGCTATTCACCATGTCAACTATCGGAGACTTTTACTTGTTGCATCCTTTCTCCCGTCAACAAATTCAACTTCCTTCAAGACAATGCTTAAGGGATTTCGAGGGTCTCTCCGCCTTTGAACCACATGAAGAAGAGAGATATCGTTGCGTCGATAAAGCTATCTTATCCGCCAATCCTTCTCTTACATCAGACTATGTACTGGTGATTTCCTATTTTACAAAATTTAATCGTTTGGCTTTCTGGCGTCCTGGAGACCTCAATTGGACTTGTATTGACAACAGAAAATTATTCGGTGCAGTCACTAGTATGATATATTATAAGGGACAATTTTATGCCGTCCTCTGGATCGGTGAAGTCTGGGTTTTTGATGTTGCAGGGCCTAGTATTACTCAACCAATTGTAAAGTCAGACTTGGTTGTTCATCTTAGAGATGGTATCTTCAGAAACCCCGGGGTTCAGTTCTATCTGGTTGAGTTATACGACGCACTATTACTTGTTAACCAATTTGCCAATGAAGACGAAGATTTTTATCATACTTATAAATTTAAGGTATTTGAACTAAATTTAATAAAACGTGAATTGAGCGAGATTAACAGTTTGGGAGATTCAACGATTTTTGTGGGCCGCAATGGAGCAAGTGCTATTGACTCTTCTAAGTTTACAGGAGTCAAGCCTAATCACATATATTTTACCGATGACTGA